One Dromiciops gliroides isolate mDroGli1 chromosome 3, mDroGli1.pri, whole genome shotgun sequence DNA segment encodes these proteins:
- the LOC122745306 gene encoding tricarboxylate transport protein, mitochondrial-like gives MFEFLSNYARDANGRLSNTKSLLCGLGAGATEAIVIVCPLETIKVKFIHNQTSGNARYQGFIHGIREIVREQGLQGIYQGLTATIVKQGSNQAIRFFTMTSLRNWYQGDNSQKKISPFITATFGMAAGAASVFGNNPVDVVKTRMQSLEAYKYKNTIDCIAQIYKNEGLIAFYKGTIPRLSRVCLDVAIVFVLYEEIIKFLNLIW, from the exons ATGTTTGAGTTCCTAAGCAATTATGCCAGAGATGCCAATGGCAGGCTGAGCAACACCAAGAGCTTGCTCTGTGGTCTTGGAGCTGGTGCCACAGAGGCCATAGTGATCGTCTGCCCCTTGGAAACCATAAAG GTGAAATTTATCCATAACCAGACATCCGGAAATGCCAGATACCAAGGATTCATACATGGGATTCGAGAGATTGTGCGGGAACAAG GCTTGCAAGGAATCTATCAGGGCCTCACAGCCACCATTGTCAAGCAGGGATCCAACCAGGCCATCCGCTTCTTCACGATGACCTCCCTCCGCAACTGGTACCAAG GTGACAATTCACAGAAAAAGATAAGCCCTTTCATCACAGCCACCTTTGGCATGGCCGCAGGAGCTGCTAGTGTCTTTGGCAACAACCCGGTCGACGTGGTGAAAACAAGGATGCAG AGCCTGGAAGCTTACAAGTATAAAAACACAATTGACTGTATCGCccagatctataaaaatgaaggccTCATAGC ATTTTACAAGGGAACCATTCCACGCCTTAGCAGAGTCTGCCTGGATGTGGCCATTGTCTTTGTCCTGTACGAAGAAATCATCAAGTTTCTCAACCTGATCTGGTGA